One window of Pyxicephalus adspersus chromosome 4, UCB_Pads_2.0, whole genome shotgun sequence genomic DNA carries:
- the FXR1 gene encoding LOW QUALITY PROTEIN: RNA-binding protein FXR1 (The sequence of the model RefSeq protein was modified relative to this genomic sequence to represent the inferred CDS: substituted 1 base at 1 genomic stop codon), which yields MEDLTVEVRGSNGAFYKGFIKDVHEDSLTVVFENNWQPERQVPFHEVRMPPLPDIKKEITEGDEVEVYSRANDQEPCGWWLAKVRMMKGEFYVIEYAACDATYNEIVTFERLRPVNQNKPVTKNSFFKCMVDVPEDLREACASESVHKEFKKAVGACRVYFNAESNQLIILSASEATVKRVNILSDMHLRSIRTKLMLMSRNEEATKHLECTKQLAAAFHEEFVVREDLMGLAIGTHGNNIQQARKVPGITAIELEEDSGTFRIYGEXNAQVVKLVCCFGPTGKVIGKNGKVIQEIVDKSGVVRVRIEGDNETKLPREDGMVPFVFVGTKESIGNVQVLLEYHIAYLKEVEQLRLERLQIDEQLRQIGMGFRPSSNRGTEKEKGYATDESTASSVRGSRSYSGRGRGRRGPNYTSGYGTNSELSNPSETESERKDELSDWSLAGEDDRESRQQRDSRRRPGGRGRSGSAGRGRGGSRGGKSSISSVLKDPDSNPYSLLDNTESDQTADTDASESHHSTNRRRRSRRRRTDEDASLMDGMTESDNASVNENGLDDSEQKPQRRNRSRRRRFRGQAEDRQPVTVADYISRAESQSRQRNLPKEALAKGKKEKVKDVIEEHGPSEKVTNGPRGSSGDSASKSPTSAPERKDGSNQEAILNGVS from the exons GGATTCATTAAAGATGTCCATGAAGATTCGCTCACAGTTGTTTTTGAGAACAA CTGGCAGCCAGAACGTCAGGTTCCATTCCATGAAGTCAGAATGCCACCCCTACCCGATATCAAGAAGGAAATTACTGAAGGGGATGAGGTTGag GTTTACTCCAGAGCCAATGACCAAGAACCTTGTGGATGGTGGCTTGCTAAGGTTCGAATGATGAAAGGGGAG ttttatgtaATTGAATATGCTGCTTGTGATGCTACCTACAACGAAATTGTCACATTTGAGCGTCTTCGACCTGTGAACCAGAACAAGCCTGTCACAAAAAATTCTTTCTTTAAATGCATGGTGGATGTTCCAGAGGACCTGAGAGAAGC GTGTGCCAGTGAGAGTGTGCATAAAGAATTCAAGAAAGCTGTAGGAGCATGCCGTgtgtattttaatgcagaatCTAATCAATTAATTATACTG tctgcaaGTGAAGCAACAGTGAAGCGGGTAAATATACTTAGCGACATGCACTTACGCAGTATTCGAACAAAGCTGATGCTTATGTCCAGAAATGAAGAAGCGACAAAACATTTAGAA TGTACAAAACAACTTGCAGCAGCATTTCATGAAGAATTTGTTGTCCGAGAAGATTTGATGGGGCTGGCAATAGGTACACATGGAAATAACATCCAACAAGCCAGGAAGGTTCCAGGTATCACAGCTATCGAGTTAGAAGAAGACAGTGGGACATTTCGAATTTATGGTGAG tgaaacgcccaggtggttaaattggTTTGCTGTTTTGGTCCTACAGGAAAAGTAATTGGTAAAAATGGGAAAGTCATTCAAGAGATTGTGGATAAATCTGGAGTTGTACGAGTGAGGATTGAAGGCGACAATGAAACAAAGCTACCCCGTGAAgat GGTATGGTTCCATTTGTATTTGTAGGAACAAAGGAAAGCATCGGAAATGTCCAGGTTCTTCTAGAGTATCACATTGCCTACCTTAAA gaGGTAGAGCAACTAAGATTGGAAAGACTTCAAATTGACGAGCAGCTTCGTCAAATTGGTATGGGTTTCAGACCATCTTCTAACAgaggaacagaaaaagaaaagggttatGCAACTGATGAAAGCACGGCCTCTTCTGTCCGTGGAAGCAGATCATACAGTGGAAGGGGCCGAGGACGTAGAGGTCCAAATTACACATCTGGCTATg gTACTAACTCCGAGCTGTCTAATCCTTCTGAGACTGAGTCAGAAAGGAAAGATGAACTAAGTGACTGGTCACTGGCTGGTGAAGATGATCGAGAAAGCCGCCAACAGAGAGACAGCCGAAGGCGTCCAGGTGGCCGAGGTCGAAGCGGATCTGCTGGAAGAGGGCGTGGTGGATCTAGGGGTGGCAAATCTTCTATTAGCTCTG TTCTCAAGGATCCTGACAGCAATCCATACAGCTTACTTGACAACACAGAATCAGACCAGACAGCTGATACAGACGCAAGCGAATCTCACCACAGCACTAACCGCCGCAGGCGATCACGCAGGAGAAGGACTGATGAGGATGCATCCTTGATGGATGGCATGACTGAATCTGATAATGCTTCTGTTAATGAAAATGGCTTGG ATGATAGTGAACAAAAACCCCAGCGACGCAATCGTAGCCGCAGGCGTCGCTTCAGGGGTCAGGCAGAAGATAGACAGCCAG TTACAGTAGCAGACTATATCTCCAGAGCGGAGTCTCAGAGCCGACAGAGAAACCTCCCTAAAGAAGCACTGGCTAAAGGCAAAAAAGAGAAG gtaaaGGATGTAATTGAAGAACACGGTCCCTCAGAAAAGGTCACAAATGGCCCTCGAGGGTCCTCTGGCGACAGTGCTTCAAAGTCTCCGACATCAGCCCCAGAAAGAAAAGATGGAAGCAACCAAGAAGCCATACTGAATGGGGTGTCCTAA